From the genome of Papaver somniferum cultivar HN1 chromosome 2, ASM357369v1, whole genome shotgun sequence, one region includes:
- the LOC113347946 gene encoding pre-mRNA-splicing factor ATP-dependent RNA helicase DEAH10-like encodes MATEVSKNSEGTPKWKNNPAHNNGNRPQNMRRQIISQQRKSLPIASVEKRLLEEVRKHDILIIVGETGSGKTTQLPQFLCNGGFCRDGKVIGITQPRRVAAVTVAKRVAEECDVELGQKVGYSIRFDDTTSASTRIKYLTDGLLLRETLLDPLLSRYSVVIVDEAHERTVHTDVLLGLLKDVQKARSLEGRKDTNSVALKEENNVQNRVSLKPCKGSKHSPLKLIIMSASLDARGFSEYFGGARAVHIQGRQYPVDILYTHHAEPDYVDAALITIFQIHMGEGPGDILVFLTGQEEIESVEKLIQERVQKLPKTSQTLKVVPIFSSLPSEKQMLVFQTAPPGFRKVILATNIAETSVTIPGIKYVIDPGLVKARSYNHRTGMESLIITPTSKAQALQRSGRAGREGPGKCFRLYQESEFAKLVDSTTPEIKRCNLSNVILQLKALGVDDIMGFDFMEKPSRTAIANSLEQLLLLGALTDDYKLSDPVGSQMARLPLDPIYSKALIVASEFRCLEEMLIAVSMLSVESMFYTPRDKMQEARDARKCFTSVDGDHLTLVSVYRASAECLEKSKLAGSKEKKAEKTLNKWCRDNFINSRSLKHARDIHSQIRGHVEQMGLHISSCGDDMLQFRRCLAASFFLNAALKQHDGSYRALASSQTVQIHPSSVLFRAKPECIVYNELIRTNHNYIRNITRIDPLWLPELAPQYYASQN; translated from the exons ATGGCGACTGAAGTATCAAAGAATTCTGAAGGAACGCCTAAATGGAAGAATAATCCTGCACATAATAATGGAAACCGACCTCAAAATATGCG GAGGCAAATTATTTCGCAACAGAGGAAATCATTACCTATTGCTTCAG ttGAGAAGCGACTTCTGGAAGAAGTGAGAAAGCATGATATACTGATTATTGTTGGGGAAACTGGAAGTGGAAAGACAACTC AGTTACCACAGTTTTTATGTAACGGGGGATTCTGTCGTGATGGTAAAGTAATTGGGATCACTCAACCACGGCGTGTTGCGGCTGTTACTGTCGCGAAACGTGTGGCGGAGGAGTGTGATGTGGAGTTGGGCCAGAAGGTTGGGTATTCCATTAGATTTGATGATACGACATCTGCCTCGACTAGGATTAAATACTTGACAGATGGATTACTGTTGAG GGAAACACTGCTGGATCCGCTTCTTTCTAGGTATTCTGTTGTCATTGTGGATGAGGCTCATGAGAGAACTGTTCATACTGATGTGCTATTAGGCTTGttaaaagatgtacaaaaagcAAGGTCACTGGAAGGCAGAAAGGATACCAACAGTGTCGCACTTAAGGAAGAAAATAATGTGCAGAATCGTGTTTCTCTGAAACCATGCAAGGGCTCAAAACATTCACCACTTAAATTGATCATTATGTCTGCAAGTTTAGATGCAAGAGGTTTCTCTGAGTATTTTGGGGGTGCAAGAGCTGTTCACATTCAAGGGAGACAGTACCCAGTAGATATACTTTACACTCATCATGCTGAGCCAGATTACGTAGATGCGGCATTGATCACTATCTTTCAG ATTCATATGGGCGAGGGTCCCGGTGATATACTTGTATTTCTTACGGGGCAAGAAGAAATAGAATCGGTGGAAAAACTTATCCAAGAGAGAGTGCAAAAATTACCTAAAACCAGCCAAACTCTAAAAGTTGTACCAATATTTTCATCTCTTCCGTCAGAAAAACAAATGCTAGTTTTCCAGACAGCTCCGCCTGGGTTTCGGAAG GTCATATTGGCAACAAATATTGCTGAGACATCAGTGACAATCCCTGGAATCAAGTATGTTATCGATCCAGGATTAGTTAAAGCGCGTTCTTACAACCATCGCACAGGGATGGAGTCACTAATTATTACTCCTACATCGAAAGCACAGGCTCTTCAAAGGAG TGGTCGTGCAGGGCGTGAAGGACCGGGGAAATGCTTTAGGTTATATCAAGAAAGCGAGTTTGCTAAACTTGTTGATTCAACTACGCCTGAGATTAAGCGGTGCAACCTGTCTAATGTTATACTACAGCTCAAGGCTTTAGGTGTTGATGATATTATGGGGTTTGATTTCATGGAAAAGCCATCCAG GACGGCTATTGCGAACTCTTTGGAGCAGTTGTTGCTGCTAGGGGCTCTGACAGATGATTATAAACTTTCTGATCCGGTTGGGAGTCAAATGGCTCGGTTGCCTTTGGACCCTATTTATTCTAAAGCTCTCATTGTTGCAAGCGAATTTAGGTGCTTGGAGGAAATGTTGATAGCTGTTTCGATGCTTTCAGTGGAGTCCATGTTTTATACTCCTCGTGACAAGATGCAAGAG GCACGAGATGCACGAAAGTGTTTTACTAGTGTAGATGGGGACCATCTCACCTTGGTGAGTGTATATCGTGCTTCTGCTGAGTGCTTGGAGAAGAGCAAATTGGCAGGCAGTAAAGAGAAGAAAGCTGAAAAAACCCTCAACAAATGGTGCAGAGACAACTTTATTAATAGCCGTTCCCTTAAACATGCTAGAGACATTCATAG TCAAATTCGAGGACATGTTGAACAGATGGGTCTGCATATTTCTTCATGTGGAGATGACATGTTACAATTTCGAAGATGTCTTGCTGCTTCCTTTTTCCTTAATGCAGCTCTGAAGCAGCATGATGGATCATACAG GGCTTTGGCAAGTAGTCAAACTGTTCAGATCCATCCCTCTTCTGTGTTATTTCGGGCGAAACCTGAATGTATAGTATATAATGAACTGATTCGAACAAATCACAATTACATCCGCAACATAACTAGAATCGATCCGCTGTGGTTACCTGAATTGG